The Sorangiineae bacterium MSr11367 genome window below encodes:
- a CDS encoding macro domain-containing protein — translation MLVRVILVDVNPKMVAAWKATFEENLEVDVVAGSMLDQQVSAYVSPTNSKGSMDGGLDAVLKKHFGAKIESAVQKEIGRIHQGSMPVGHATCVETGSPMPRYLISTPTMTRSSEDISDTMNVVLACAAAFQAVHMQNARLPGSIRSIALPGLGANTGQVPVEICADLMWTAYDLFRRKEFEDFGDLRKALEEELGGDLGPVVGKPQKHVVKAPGIKAAPTSDFDDEEEDDDDDDGNEDEDEDFDDQE, via the coding sequence ATGCTCGTTCGCGTTATTTTGGTCGACGTCAATCCAAAGATGGTCGCAGCCTGGAAAGCGACCTTCGAAGAAAACCTCGAGGTGGACGTCGTCGCAGGATCCATGCTGGATCAACAGGTATCGGCTTACGTGAGCCCCACCAACTCGAAGGGTAGTATGGATGGCGGGCTCGATGCCGTCCTCAAAAAGCACTTCGGGGCCAAGATCGAGAGCGCCGTCCAAAAGGAGATTGGGCGCATCCATCAAGGCAGTATGCCCGTGGGCCATGCCACGTGCGTGGAAACAGGCTCCCCGATGCCGCGTTACCTCATCTCGACGCCGACCATGACGCGGTCCTCGGAAGATATCAGCGACACGATGAACGTCGTTCTCGCATGCGCCGCGGCCTTTCAGGCCGTGCATATGCAAAATGCTCGTCTGCCCGGGAGCATTCGGAGCATTGCTCTTCCTGGCCTCGGCGCCAACACGGGCCAGGTGCCCGTCGAGATCTGCGCCGATTTGATGTGGACGGCCTACGATTTGTTCCGCCGCAAAGAATTCGAAGACTTCGGCGATCTGCGGAAAGCCCTCGAGGAGGAGCTCGGTGGCGATCTGGGGCCGGTGGTCGGCAAGCCGCAGAAGCACGTGGTCAAGGCGCCCGGCATCAAGGCCGCGCCGACGAGCGACTTCGACGACGAGGAAGAGGACGACGACGACGACGATGGGAACGAGGACGAGGACGAGGACTTCGACGACCAAGAGTAA
- a CDS encoding SWIM zinc finger domain-containing protein — MIVDFKYKGQSAVVQGLTSAKMAFATNALREAAYFKGTLGRPLLLREALSALYTVVTSDFKFRPRDRFAFEAWLAEQNRLFLEKLGARTEKARVRIEELEARRSELDARKQKRLEPFYQARKHYFEYVFHHEYELNYILDPVITVHPDEVFFEAFSQDESSYARVGARYDLFERIEAFECGTTNIDFSARLARELDRIRTYRKTEFDIAPAGLAVTVGGGEAHKEKKVALPETWVEGFLQVQSTMTMGLTHLRIAPIDLFNVCRYLRLHKAKKSPRALRFELVPGKRIRVVFEPWEHAIELSATAVYSGDKPQSIRTWGRDRLRVLSRLLPVVQHVDVYLAGFGLPSIYVLDLGEVSFTLALSGWTENDWSGGAKFDLLTRRVSASPEELMLVYESLRHVRHADEAQIALSTKLGIEKTRSVLSHLCQVGRAMYDLSVRRYRHRDLFADPFTLKEAVKAVAPAAPHASQSTPEAKAAQAIFAGDDVRIIMRRPFSGGFKLSGSARGESGGRVRPLLTVDHEGRIVEGTCTCAHWKSHGLTTGPCEHLLALRLAHMARLTDEDGGNNGNEAKGGN, encoded by the coding sequence GTGATCGTCGACTTCAAATACAAAGGCCAGAGTGCCGTGGTGCAGGGGCTCACGTCGGCCAAAATGGCCTTTGCCACCAACGCACTGCGCGAGGCCGCCTATTTCAAGGGAACCTTGGGGCGCCCGCTGTTGCTTCGGGAGGCGCTCTCGGCGCTCTACACGGTCGTCACCAGCGACTTCAAGTTTCGTCCGCGCGACCGCTTCGCGTTCGAAGCATGGCTGGCCGAGCAGAACCGCCTCTTTCTCGAGAAGCTGGGCGCGCGCACGGAAAAGGCCCGCGTTCGCATCGAGGAGCTGGAGGCGCGAAGGAGCGAGCTCGATGCCCGCAAGCAAAAGCGACTCGAGCCCTTTTACCAAGCACGAAAACACTATTTCGAATACGTCTTTCACCACGAGTACGAGCTCAATTACATCCTCGATCCGGTCATCACCGTTCACCCGGACGAAGTCTTTTTCGAGGCCTTCAGCCAGGACGAAAGTTCGTACGCACGGGTAGGGGCCCGCTACGATCTTTTCGAGCGCATCGAGGCCTTCGAATGCGGCACCACGAACATCGATTTCAGCGCGCGCCTGGCACGCGAGTTGGACCGGATTCGCACCTATCGAAAGACGGAATTCGACATTGCGCCGGCCGGTCTGGCCGTGACCGTCGGCGGCGGCGAGGCCCACAAAGAAAAGAAAGTCGCCCTGCCCGAGACCTGGGTCGAAGGGTTCCTTCAGGTGCAGAGCACCATGACCATGGGGCTAACGCATCTGCGCATCGCCCCCATCGATCTCTTCAACGTGTGCCGCTATTTGCGGCTTCACAAGGCCAAGAAATCCCCGCGTGCGCTGCGCTTCGAGCTCGTTCCCGGAAAGCGCATCCGCGTCGTGTTCGAACCGTGGGAGCACGCCATCGAGCTTTCGGCGACCGCGGTTTACTCGGGGGACAAGCCGCAATCGATTCGCACGTGGGGCCGCGATCGATTGCGCGTGCTCTCGCGGCTGTTGCCGGTCGTTCAGCACGTGGACGTGTACCTTGCGGGGTTCGGGCTCCCATCCATTTACGTGTTGGATCTCGGCGAGGTGAGTTTCACCTTGGCGCTCTCCGGCTGGACGGAAAACGATTGGAGCGGCGGGGCCAAGTTCGACCTTCTCACGCGGCGTGTCTCGGCGTCGCCCGAAGAGTTGATGCTCGTCTACGAGTCGCTTCGCCACGTGCGCCATGCCGACGAAGCGCAGATTGCACTGAGTACCAAATTGGGTATCGAGAAAACGCGCAGCGTGCTATCGCATCTCTGCCAAGTGGGACGCGCCATGTACGATCTCAGCGTCCGCCGTTACCGCCACCGCGATCTTTTCGCGGACCCATTTACATTGAAGGAGGCAGTGAAGGCGGTCGCTCCGGCCGCTCCTCATGCGAGCCAATCGACCCCGGAGGCCAAGGCGGCGCAAGCCATCTTCGCGGGCGACGACGTGCGCATCATCATGCGGCGCCCGTTCTCCGGCGGATTCAAACTGAGTGGGAGTGCGCGCGGCGAGAGTGGCGGTCGCGTGCGCCCGCTGCTCACGGTCGATCACGAGGGGCGCATCGTCGAGGGAACGTGCACGTGCGCCCATTGGAAGAGCCACGGGCTCACCACGGGGCCGTGCGAGCACCTTCTCGCGCTGCGCCTTGCGCACATGGCCCGCCTCACCGACGAGGACGGTGGCAATAACGGCAATGAAGCGAAAGGAGGAAACTGA
- a CDS encoding reverse transcriptase family protein, giving the protein MANDDEKAKLFRRIAGANVHLVVERMRVHGFWPQGEGLPPDPKEEVDERGRIDREIAELAAKGLAGGPHATDKALHEERMRRWEESKKRRALKKKQREVAAAERRAAWGETKRKNLVHAGEGVSAGLQDTRSDEEKLRALSLPVLHTANDLVAAIGITLSRLRFLTYHRAGTALVHYHRYGIPKKSGGIRSISAPKRDLKDAQDWIHTRLLAAPSVEAEAHGFVPERSIVTNARTHVGKRVVINLDLVDFFPTITYRRTKGLFSSFGYSEQVATCLALLCTEPPRVPVMLDGARCYVAIGARVLPQGAPTSPSITNLVCRKLDRRLRGLAQRHGFQYTRYADDLTFSGDNGAAVGRLLRSVRSILTDEGFVEHPKKTRIMRRGRRQEVTAIVVNDRMGVARDELRKLRAILHNAGKHGLMSQNRENHPNFAAYLRGRVAFVRMVDPSKGPMLSAALERALARANQE; this is encoded by the coding sequence ATGGCGAACGACGACGAAAAGGCCAAACTGTTTCGCCGCATCGCGGGGGCAAACGTCCACCTCGTGGTCGAGCGGATGCGCGTGCACGGCTTTTGGCCCCAAGGGGAGGGGCTTCCGCCCGATCCAAAGGAGGAGGTCGACGAGCGCGGCCGCATCGATCGCGAGATCGCGGAGCTCGCCGCCAAGGGCCTCGCGGGAGGTCCGCACGCCACGGACAAGGCGCTGCACGAAGAGCGAATGCGCCGCTGGGAAGAGAGCAAGAAGCGGCGCGCGCTGAAGAAGAAGCAGCGAGAGGTCGCGGCGGCCGAGCGGCGCGCGGCATGGGGCGAAACGAAGCGAAAGAACCTCGTCCATGCTGGCGAAGGCGTCAGCGCGGGGTTGCAGGATACACGCAGCGACGAGGAGAAGCTGCGCGCGCTTTCCTTGCCGGTGCTGCACACGGCCAACGATCTGGTGGCGGCCATCGGCATCACCCTGTCGCGCCTGCGTTTTCTCACCTACCATCGCGCGGGCACGGCCCTCGTCCACTACCATCGCTACGGAATTCCCAAGAAGAGCGGCGGCATTCGAAGCATCAGCGCGCCCAAGCGCGACCTCAAGGACGCGCAGGATTGGATCCATACGCGGCTTTTGGCGGCGCCGTCCGTCGAGGCCGAGGCCCACGGATTCGTTCCCGAGCGATCGATCGTGACGAACGCGCGAACCCATGTGGGAAAGCGCGTGGTCATCAACTTGGACCTCGTCGACTTCTTCCCCACGATCACCTATCGGCGAACCAAGGGGCTGTTCTCCTCCTTTGGATACAGCGAGCAGGTGGCGACGTGCCTGGCGCTCCTCTGCACCGAGCCGCCGCGTGTTCCCGTGATGCTCGATGGGGCCCGGTGTTATGTGGCCATTGGTGCGCGCGTGCTTCCGCAAGGGGCCCCGACGAGTCCGTCCATCACCAACCTGGTCTGCCGCAAGCTCGATCGGAGGCTGCGCGGGCTCGCGCAGCGGCATGGCTTCCAATACACGCGCTACGCCGACGATCTCACCTTCTCCGGCGACAACGGAGCCGCCGTGGGCCGGCTTCTGCGCAGCGTGCGGAGCATTCTCACGGACGAGGGGTTCGTCGAGCACCCGAAGAAGACGCGCATCATGCGGCGAGGTCGGCGGCAGGAGGTCACCGCGATCGTGGTCAACGATCGCATGGGCGTGGCGCGCGACGAGCTCCGCAAACTCCGCGCGATCCTGCATAATGCGGGCAAGCACGGCCTCATGTCCCAGAACCGAGAGAACCATCCGAACTTCGCCGCGTATCTCCGCGGCCGCGTGGCCTTCGTGCGCATGGTCGATCCCTCCAAAGGGCCGATGCTCTCCGCCGCGCTCGAACGCGCCCTCGCGCGCGCGAACCAGGAATAA
- a CDS encoding ADP-ribosylglycohydrolase family protein encodes MNDVGELERFRGSILGLAIGDALGHPTEFVSSVAGIRARWGERGVTDFEPSGGHPAGTFTDDTQMSIAVARALVRNGHGDLDATMRVLGEEFVAWARSRENNRAPGGTCLRGCSNLERGAPWREAGVANSKGCGAAMRAAPVGLYFAEDTDALVRVAAAQSSLTHRHPTGIASSVAAAAPVAFAIRERTTEGMLAFTRACVARLDAAFLVDMGCTPALAETIGAHEMLAALDAVEAAQHQESDDVCKLLGGAWIGEEAVATALWCVLRARGDFRDAVLRGANSSGDSDSIATIAGSIAGALVGTAGIDPSWIARVEKSAALDRLAQALHRTKHGADEPSTEADLDPFGAQRRDVSAEPEDDPENP; translated from the coding sequence ATGAACGACGTCGGTGAACTCGAACGCTTTCGCGGCAGCATCCTCGGCCTGGCCATCGGGGATGCCCTCGGCCATCCGACCGAGTTCGTGAGCTCCGTCGCCGGCATCCGCGCCCGCTGGGGCGAACGCGGTGTGACCGATTTCGAACCGAGCGGCGGTCATCCGGCGGGAACCTTCACCGACGATACGCAGATGAGCATCGCGGTGGCCCGCGCCCTGGTCCGCAACGGTCACGGCGATCTGGACGCGACGATGCGCGTTCTCGGGGAGGAATTCGTCGCGTGGGCGCGCTCGCGCGAGAACAACCGAGCCCCGGGCGGCACGTGCTTGCGCGGCTGCAGCAACCTGGAACGAGGCGCCCCGTGGCGCGAGGCCGGCGTGGCCAACTCGAAGGGGTGCGGCGCCGCCATGCGTGCTGCGCCGGTCGGGCTCTACTTCGCCGAGGACACCGACGCGCTCGTTCGCGTGGCCGCGGCCCAGAGCTCGCTCACGCATCGGCATCCCACGGGTATCGCCAGCTCGGTGGCGGCGGCCGCGCCGGTTGCCTTTGCGATCCGCGAGCGGACGACGGAGGGAATGCTCGCGTTCACCCGCGCGTGCGTGGCCCGGCTCGATGCGGCGTTTCTCGTGGACATGGGATGCACGCCGGCCCTGGCCGAAACCATCGGCGCGCACGAGATGCTCGCCGCGCTCGATGCCGTCGAAGCGGCGCAGCACCAAGAGAGCGACGACGTTTGCAAGCTCCTCGGCGGCGCGTGGATCGGCGAGGAAGCGGTGGCGACCGCCTTGTGGTGCGTCCTACGGGCACGCGGCGATTTTCGCGACGCCGTGCTCCGCGGCGCAAACTCCTCGGGCGACAGCGACTCGATCGCCACCATTGCAGGATCCATCGCCGGCGCGCTGGTTGGAACGGCCGGGATCGATCCAAGCTGGATTGCGCGCGTGGAAAAAAGCGCCGCGCTCGACAGGTTGGCGCAGGCACTTCATCGTACGAAGCATGGCGCGGACGAGCCCTCCACCGAGGCCGACCTCGACCCGTTTGGCGCGCAACGGCGCGACGTATCTGCAGAACCCGAAGACGATCCGGAGAACCCGTGA
- the ligA gene encoding NAD-dependent DNA ligase LigA, whose product MSKSTKEKPEIESLEGAIRHHNHLYWDQAAPEISDVEYDKLVRRLKDLAPDSPVLSEMGPSKRVLGEEFRHKEPMLSLDKCYEPAELEQWAASFEGRVVAMPKFDGIACALHYEGGRLRVAATRGDGSVGDDITVNVLEIKDVPAKIPTKETIEVRGEIYMRLSVFAKFKAAGMANPRNLTAGAIKQKDKAKSAAYELSFAAYDLIGTRADSQVAELEELARFGFAKVDYLVLERNRVMEGFEKFTEWRPTLDYEIDGVVYKVDAIKEQRRLGQTSHHPRFAIAYKFQGDSGISVLRQVEWSVARTGAITPVAIVDPVNLSGVTVTRASLHNVAFIGNLGLTLGAHVTLVRRGGVIPNLENVTTPGTDPVVIPEQCPSCGSPVRRDRDFIFCTTPSTCKSAVIGQLAHYAATIGMLGFGDAILEHGYKAAILRSPVDFYALRWEDIAKFERSGEKIAKKLVAEVDKKRSLELATFLRALGISELGKHVSAILADRYRTLDAVLEVTEEGLLETHSIGASIAKSVVAGLAEARPLIDALRAHVTIVAPAHHEGDGEGPLANLSFVFTGKMVAFSRSEAEKRVRTLGGAVLSSVTKQLTYLVVGADKSGPKSTKEKAAEKLIGQGAPLKVLSEDELLAMLEGR is encoded by the coding sequence GTGAGCAAGAGCACCAAGGAAAAGCCCGAGATCGAATCCCTCGAAGGGGCGATCCGCCACCACAATCACTTGTATTGGGATCAGGCGGCCCCTGAAATCTCGGACGTCGAATACGACAAGCTCGTTCGGCGCCTGAAGGATTTGGCGCCCGATTCCCCCGTGCTCTCCGAAATGGGGCCCAGTAAGCGCGTTCTCGGGGAAGAGTTCCGCCACAAGGAACCGATGCTCTCCCTCGACAAGTGTTACGAACCGGCGGAGCTCGAACAGTGGGCCGCGTCCTTCGAAGGCCGGGTGGTGGCCATGCCCAAATTCGACGGCATCGCCTGCGCGCTCCACTACGAAGGCGGCCGCCTGCGGGTCGCGGCCACGCGCGGCGATGGCTCGGTGGGCGACGACATCACCGTGAACGTGCTCGAAATCAAAGACGTTCCCGCGAAAATCCCGACCAAAGAGACCATCGAGGTGCGCGGTGAGATTTACATGCGCCTCTCCGTCTTTGCGAAGTTCAAGGCGGCCGGGATGGCCAACCCGCGCAACCTGACGGCGGGGGCCATCAAGCAGAAAGACAAAGCGAAATCGGCCGCGTACGAACTGTCCTTCGCCGCCTACGATCTCATCGGCACGCGCGCCGATTCGCAAGTCGCCGAGCTGGAGGAGCTCGCGCGATTCGGGTTTGCCAAGGTGGATTACCTCGTGCTCGAGCGCAACCGCGTGATGGAGGGCTTCGAGAAGTTCACCGAGTGGCGCCCGACATTGGATTACGAGATCGACGGCGTCGTTTACAAGGTCGATGCGATCAAAGAGCAGCGCCGTCTCGGGCAGACGTCGCACCATCCGCGATTTGCCATTGCTTACAAATTCCAGGGCGATTCAGGTATTTCCGTTTTGCGCCAGGTGGAATGGTCGGTGGCACGCACGGGGGCGATCACGCCGGTCGCCATCGTCGATCCGGTGAACCTGTCGGGGGTCACCGTCACCCGCGCCTCGCTTCACAATGTCGCATTCATTGGCAATCTGGGTCTGACATTGGGGGCGCACGTCACGCTCGTGCGCCGCGGCGGCGTCATTCCCAACTTGGAAAACGTGACGACCCCCGGGACCGATCCCGTCGTGATTCCCGAGCAGTGCCCGAGTTGCGGTTCCCCCGTTCGACGCGATCGCGATTTCATCTTTTGCACCACGCCGAGCACCTGCAAGAGCGCGGTCATCGGGCAGCTGGCCCATTATGCGGCCACCATCGGCATGCTCGGCTTCGGCGATGCAATTTTGGAGCACGGCTACAAGGCGGCGATTCTTCGCTCCCCGGTCGATTTCTACGCGCTGCGCTGGGAGGACATTGCCAAGTTCGAGCGAAGTGGCGAGAAAATCGCCAAAAAGCTAGTCGCGGAGGTCGATAAAAAACGCTCCCTCGAGCTCGCGACGTTCCTGCGCGCCCTCGGCATCTCGGAGCTCGGGAAGCATGTCTCGGCCATCCTGGCCGACCGCTACCGCACGCTCGACGCCGTGCTCGAGGTGACCGAAGAGGGGCTCCTGGAGACGCACAGCATCGGCGCGTCCATCGCCAAGAGCGTCGTTGCAGGCTTGGCCGAAGCACGCCCGCTCATCGACGCCTTGCGGGCGCACGTCACCATCGTGGCGCCGGCGCACCACGAAGGAGATGGCGAAGGGCCCCTCGCGAACCTCTCGTTCGTCTTCACCGGGAAGATGGTCGCGTTTTCTCGGAGCGAGGCTGAAAAGCGCGTGCGCACGCTGGGTGGTGCAGTGCTCAGCAGCGTGACGAAGCAACTGACGTATCTGGTGGTTGGCGCCGACAAAAGCGGTCCGAAGTCCACCAAGGAAAAGGCGGCCGAAAAGCTGATCGGGCAGGGGGCACCGCTGAAGGTGCTCTCGGAGGACGAATTGCTCGCGATGCTGGAGGGCCGCTAA
- the trpA gene encoding tryptophan synthase subunit alpha has protein sequence MLEAEIRRKQAEKGLLLMTHVVLGYPSFDDTRRLVGSMVEAGADLIELQIPFSEPLADGPVIAHANQRALAAGSTVDRCFELASELAREYPIPFLFMTYFNIPFRRGVERFVGDVKAAGLRGVIVADLPPEEGDAFYGTMNRAGLSPVFFFSPRSTDARLAEVAPHARGFVYCVARTGVTGAVTEFASLDGYLARCRRATSLPLALGFGVKSKADLESLRGKIDIAVVGSQVIRLVDEQGVAAVGPFIRSLQP, from the coding sequence GTGCTCGAAGCTGAGATTCGTCGTAAACAAGCGGAGAAGGGCCTTCTGCTCATGACGCACGTCGTACTCGGCTACCCGAGCTTCGACGATACGCGGCGCCTCGTGGGCTCGATGGTCGAGGCAGGCGCCGACTTGATCGAGCTGCAGATTCCATTTTCGGAACCTCTCGCCGACGGCCCGGTGATCGCGCACGCCAATCAAAGGGCGCTCGCCGCAGGGTCCACGGTCGACCGCTGTTTCGAGCTGGCATCCGAACTCGCCCGTGAATATCCCATTCCGTTTCTCTTCATGACCTATTTCAACATCCCGTTCCGGCGCGGTGTCGAGCGCTTCGTGGGGGATGTGAAGGCGGCGGGCCTTCGCGGGGTCATCGTGGCGGACTTGCCGCCCGAAGAGGGAGACGCATTCTACGGCACGATGAACCGCGCAGGACTCTCCCCCGTATTCTTCTTTTCTCCGCGCTCGACCGACGCACGATTGGCCGAAGTTGCACCCCATGCTCGCGGGTTCGTCTATTGCGTCGCCCGCACGGGCGTGACCGGCGCGGTCACCGAATTTGCGTCCCTCGACGGCTACCTCGCCCGCTGCCGTCGTGCAACCTCGTTGCCGCTCGCGCTCGGATTCGGCGTGAAGTCCAAGGCCGACCTCGAGTCGCTGCGCGGCAAAATCGATATCGCCGTCGTCGGCTCGCAGGTGATTCGGTTGGTGGACGAGCAGGGGGTGGCGGCCGTGGGGCCGTTCATCCGATCGCTCCAGCCGTGA
- the trpB gene encoding tryptophan synthase subunit beta, which translates to MIERGHYGQFGGAYIPEILVATFDQLEEAFREAKSDPSFYREYETLMSRYSCRPTPITFAENLTRHFGGARIFIKREDFNHTGAHKANNALGQGLLVKRMGKKRVIAETGAGQHGIATATMAAKFGFECTIYMGEVDVARQRPNVFWMERLGATVVPVKDGSRTLKEAINEAFRDWLANMDTTHYVLGTACGPHPFPEMVTYFQSIVGREAREQMLRLEGVLPKRVYACVGGGSNALGIFSGFLEDQGIELVGVEAGGHGLDSGQHATRLSSKDASIGVAQGYKTYFLQGPDGQMNETHSVAAGLDYVGVSPILAHYRETGRVRFEAATDREAVDALALTIKKEGIIPALESSHAFAQAFKEASSLDANDAILINQSGRGDKDIFTIADAFDDPSWRQFIIDKAEVYRARS; encoded by the coding sequence ATGATTGAGCGCGGCCATTACGGCCAATTCGGTGGCGCGTACATTCCCGAGATCCTCGTCGCCACGTTCGACCAACTCGAGGAGGCCTTTCGCGAAGCGAAGAGCGATCCCTCCTTTTACCGCGAGTACGAGACCCTCATGTCGAGGTATTCGTGCCGCCCAACACCGATCACCTTCGCCGAGAACCTCACGCGCCATTTCGGAGGCGCGCGCATCTTCATCAAGCGCGAGGATTTCAACCATACCGGCGCGCACAAAGCGAACAACGCCCTGGGCCAGGGCCTGCTGGTCAAGCGGATGGGAAAGAAGCGGGTCATCGCCGAGACGGGGGCCGGTCAGCATGGCATCGCCACGGCCACCATGGCGGCGAAGTTCGGCTTCGAGTGCACCATCTACATGGGCGAGGTCGACGTGGCCCGCCAAAGGCCGAATGTCTTCTGGATGGAGCGGCTCGGCGCGACCGTCGTTCCGGTGAAAGACGGCAGCCGCACCCTCAAGGAAGCCATCAACGAAGCCTTCCGCGACTGGCTGGCCAACATGGATACGACGCACTACGTGCTCGGCACCGCGTGCGGGCCTCACCCGTTTCCCGAAATGGTGACGTACTTCCAATCGATTGTCGGGCGCGAGGCGCGTGAGCAGATGCTCCGTCTGGAGGGCGTGCTGCCGAAGCGCGTGTATGCGTGCGTGGGCGGCGGTTCGAATGCGCTGGGCATCTTTTCCGGATTCCTCGAGGACCAGGGCATCGAGTTGGTGGGCGTGGAGGCGGGTGGCCACGGTCTCGACTCGGGGCAGCACGCGACGCGTCTCTCGTCCAAAGATGCGAGCATCGGCGTCGCCCAGGGCTACAAGACGTACTTCCTCCAAGGCCCCGACGGGCAGATGAACGAAACGCACAGTGTCGCGGCCGGGCTGGACTACGTGGGGGTCTCGCCCATCCTCGCCCACTACCGCGAGACGGGCCGCGTGCGGTTCGAGGCGGCCACCGATCGCGAAGCCGTGGATGCCCTCGCCCTCACCATCAAGAAAGAGGGAATCATTCCTGCGCTGGAGTCATCGCACGCGTTTGCACAGGCCTTCAAAGAGGCCAGCTCGCTCGATGCGAACGACGCCATTCTGATCAATCAATCCGGTCGCGGCGACAAGGACATCTTCACGATCGCCGACGCCTTCGACGATCCGTCGTGGCGGCAATTCATCATCGACAAGGCGGAGGTTTACCGTGCTCGAAGCTGA
- a CDS encoding GntR family transcriptional regulator, with protein sequence MPLYHQLAEELLAQITAGAYTPGARIPSEHELASTYGIGRPTVRQATDSLIQRGVLVRRRGSGTFVRSVPARVELFSLGGTLASFREGGVVLAPTLPEKPVRRRVEEEAHPLFDREVVRIVRVSSVRREPVLLEEMDFDAEYFVDLEKVPLRGQSLSEVVEQRYRMRPVAADQTFGVEQLDRVRAQRLGLEEGTAVLRVERTLHFATAESAIFCRLFCPEGRFVFTQRIGGRTQ encoded by the coding sequence TTGCCCCTCTACCATCAGCTCGCCGAAGAGCTCTTGGCCCAGATCACGGCGGGGGCCTACACGCCGGGTGCGCGCATTCCTTCCGAGCACGAGCTCGCGTCGACGTACGGCATTGGCCGGCCAACGGTGCGACAGGCGACCGATTCACTGATTCAGCGCGGCGTGCTCGTGCGCCGGCGCGGGAGCGGCACCTTCGTGAGGAGCGTCCCGGCTCGGGTCGAGCTGTTCTCGCTTGGTGGCACGCTTGCGTCGTTCCGTGAGGGCGGCGTCGTTCTCGCTCCGACTCTCCCCGAAAAGCCCGTGCGCCGGCGCGTCGAGGAGGAGGCGCATCCACTTTTCGACCGGGAGGTGGTTCGCATCGTCCGTGTGTCGAGCGTCCGGCGCGAGCCCGTGCTCCTGGAAGAGATGGACTTCGACGCAGAATACTTCGTCGACCTCGAGAAAGTTCCGTTGCGCGGCCAGTCCCTTTCCGAGGTCGTCGAGCAGCGCTATCGCATGCGTCCGGTCGCCGCGGACCAGACCTTTGGCGTCGAGCAGCTCGATCGCGTGCGCGCGCAGAGGCTCGGTCTCGAGGAGGGCACGGCCGTGCTTCGTGTGGAGCGCACACTTCACTTTGCCACGGCAGAGAGCGCAATCTTCTGCCGTCTCTTTTGCCCCGAGGGGCGTTTCGTGTTCACGCAGCGTATCGGAGGACGAACCCAATGA